A genomic window from Streptomyces sp. NBC_00234 includes:
- a CDS encoding NAD(P)/FAD-dependent oxidoreductase: MDNDIQRYDVVVLGGGAAGLSGATTLSRAGRSVLVIDAGKPRNAPASHVHNYLGREGTAPSELLALGREEASGYGAEIAEGTVVSAEKLPDGEGFRVVREDGTAVEARRLLVTTGLTDELPPVPGLAERWGREVLHCPYCHGWEVRDRPVGILSVGPLAVHQALMWRQWTADLTLFRHTGPEPTDEEYEQLAARGIAVVDGEVTGLEVTGDRLAGVRLTGGRVIPREAVVTQPRFTARSAVLASLGVEATAQEMGGHVIGTYVAADPAGATAVPGVWVAGNVASLTEQVIGAANAGLKAAAAINGDLIAEDTRRAVAVYRR; this comes from the coding sequence ATGGACAACGACATTCAGCGGTACGACGTGGTGGTGTTGGGCGGCGGAGCGGCCGGTCTGAGCGGCGCGACGACACTGTCACGGGCAGGGCGCTCGGTGCTGGTCATCGACGCGGGCAAGCCGCGCAACGCGCCCGCTTCGCACGTGCACAACTACCTGGGCCGTGAGGGCACCGCCCCCTCGGAGCTCCTGGCCCTGGGGCGCGAGGAGGCGTCCGGGTACGGCGCAGAGATCGCCGAGGGCACCGTGGTGTCCGCCGAGAAGCTCCCCGACGGCGAGGGCTTCCGCGTCGTACGGGAGGACGGGACCGCTGTCGAGGCGCGCCGGCTGCTGGTGACCACCGGTCTGACCGACGAGCTGCCCCCGGTGCCCGGTCTGGCCGAGCGGTGGGGCCGCGAGGTGCTGCACTGCCCGTACTGCCACGGCTGGGAGGTGCGGGACCGTCCGGTCGGCATCCTCTCCGTGGGTCCGCTCGCCGTGCACCAGGCGTTGATGTGGCGCCAGTGGACCGCGGACCTGACGCTCTTCCGCCACACCGGCCCGGAGCCGACCGACGAGGAGTACGAGCAGCTGGCCGCCCGGGGGATCGCCGTCGTGGACGGGGAGGTCACCGGACTCGAAGTGACCGGCGACCGGCTCGCCGGGGTGCGTCTCACCGGCGGGCGGGTCATCCCGCGCGAGGCCGTGGTGACCCAGCCGCGATTCACCGCCCGGTCGGCCGTCCTCGCGAGCCTGGGGGTCGAGGCGACGGCGCAGGAGATGGGCGGGCACGTGATCGGCACGTACGTCGCCGCCGATCCGGCCGGAGCCACGGCGGTCCCCGGGGTCTGGGTGGCCGGCAACGTCGCCAGTCTGACCGAGCAGGTCATCGGCGCCGCCAACGCGGGACTGAAGGCCGCGGCGGCGATCAACGGCGACCTGATCGCCGAGGACACCCGCAGGGCGGTGGCCGTGTACCGGCGGTGA
- a CDS encoding YceI family protein: MALFNRKNNDAPSTTAPLAVDPALAALTGDYAIDPAHSSIGFTVRHAMVTNVRGSFGEHEGSLKLDGAAPANSAASIDVKIASVDTGIADRDGHLVSGDFFDAEKFPLMSFRSTAAEQLGGDKYRVTGDLTIKDVTRPLAIDLEFNGSATDVYGNERVGFEGSADILRSDWGLTWNAALETGGVMVSDKVKLNFDISAIKAAAQV, translated from the coding sequence ATGGCTCTGTTCAACCGCAAGAACAACGACGCCCCGTCCACGACCGCCCCGCTCGCGGTGGACCCCGCGCTGGCCGCCCTGACCGGCGACTACGCCATCGACCCGGCCCACAGCAGCATCGGCTTCACGGTGCGCCACGCCATGGTCACGAACGTCCGCGGTTCCTTCGGTGAGCACGAGGGCAGCCTCAAGCTGGACGGCGCCGCCCCCGCGAACTCCGCCGCCTCGATCGACGTCAAGATCGCCAGCGTCGACACCGGCATCGCCGACCGCGACGGCCACCTCGTCAGCGGCGACTTCTTCGACGCGGAGAAGTTCCCCCTGATGTCCTTCCGGTCCACCGCGGCCGAGCAGCTCGGTGGCGACAAGTACCGCGTCACCGGCGACCTCACCATCAAGGACGTCACGCGTCCGCTCGCCATCGACCTGGAGTTCAACGGCTCCGCCACCGACGTCTACGGCAACGAGCGCGTCGGCTTCGAGGGCAGCGCGGACATCCTGCGCTCCGACTGGGGCCTGACCTGGAACGCGGCGCTGGAGACCGGCGGCGTGATGGTCAGCGACAAGGTCAAGCTGAACTTCGACATCTCCGCGATCAAGGCCGCCGCCCAGGTCTGA
- a CDS encoding glycoside hydrolase family 64 protein translates to MISRRLFLTGAAASATALTYPVWGGALSPHASAAPATCELALENRSLPGTVNAYVTGHEQGTDRWVLLRADGSVYRPDSPAAPQTPLPIDCAIPLKPAGAGPVLLTLPQMYGARIYFVRDDKLDFYLNPGPSLVEPAFATSADPNYGRTWSFCEFTFNPQQLYANISYVDLVTALPIGLNLQGDTTHTVAPLPDGAVQRIADDLTAQAAADGQPWDKLVTRGADGKVLRVVSPQNLMAPFFDRPDQMPFRDLFTAQVDQVWEKYRSTDLRIDLQGGRGTLAGRVAGDTLTFEGGHTFARPTSKDIFTCNHGPFTNNPGDSDDKKALLARIAAGFNRSIMLSHPQQPNGTTVADYYKGAVTNHWSRVVHANSPIGYAFPYDDVRPDGEPDVSGAAHDGNPRRFTVSVGS, encoded by the coding sequence GTGATTTCGCGCAGACTGTTCCTGACCGGCGCCGCCGCCTCCGCGACCGCGCTCACCTACCCCGTCTGGGGCGGCGCTCTGAGCCCCCACGCCTCCGCCGCGCCCGCCACCTGCGAACTGGCCCTGGAGAACCGTTCACTGCCGGGCACGGTGAACGCGTACGTGACCGGCCACGAGCAGGGCACCGACCGCTGGGTGCTGCTGCGGGCCGACGGCAGTGTGTACCGCCCCGACTCCCCCGCCGCTCCGCAGACCCCGCTGCCGATCGACTGCGCCATCCCCCTGAAGCCGGCGGGTGCCGGTCCCGTGCTCCTGACGCTCCCCCAGATGTACGGGGCGAGGATCTACTTCGTACGCGACGACAAGCTGGACTTCTACCTCAACCCGGGGCCGTCGCTGGTCGAGCCGGCCTTCGCGACTTCCGCCGACCCGAACTACGGGCGGACCTGGTCGTTCTGCGAGTTCACGTTCAACCCGCAGCAGCTGTACGCGAACATCAGCTACGTCGACCTGGTGACCGCGCTGCCGATCGGCCTGAACCTCCAGGGCGACACCACGCACACCGTCGCTCCCCTCCCCGACGGCGCCGTGCAGCGGATCGCCGACGACCTCACCGCGCAGGCCGCCGCCGACGGGCAGCCCTGGGACAAGCTGGTCACCAGGGGCGCGGACGGGAAGGTGCTGCGGGTCGTCTCGCCGCAGAACCTGATGGCCCCGTTCTTCGACCGGCCGGACCAGATGCCGTTCCGGGACCTGTTCACGGCGCAGGTGGACCAGGTCTGGGAGAAGTACCGCTCGACGGACCTCCGGATCGACCTCCAGGGCGGCCGGGGCACTCTGGCGGGGCGGGTCGCCGGGGACACGCTGACCTTCGAGGGCGGCCACACCTTCGCCCGGCCCACCTCGAAGGACATCTTCACCTGCAACCACGGGCCGTTCACGAACAACCCGGGCGACTCCGACGACAAGAAGGCGCTGCTGGCCAGAATCGCGGCGGGCTTCAACCGCTCGATCATGCTCAGCCACCCGCAGCAGCCGAACGGCACCACGGTGGCGGACTACTACAAGGGCGCGGTGACCAACCACTGGTCGCGGGTCGTCCACGCGAACTCCCCGATCGGCTACGCGTTCCCGTACGACGACGTACGCCCCGACGGCGAGCCGGACGTGTCCGGCGCGGCGCACGACGGCAACCCGAGGCGCTTCACGGTGAGCGTCGGGTCCTGA